In the genome of Rhizobium rhizogenes, one region contains:
- a CDS encoding HAD family hydrolase gives MKLVLFDCDGTLVDSAGLIHAVMSETFADFGKPRPDLSETKAIIGLTLDIAIARMLGKTHVDEEALAMTRRYREVYHPLRERPEMTTPLFDGIAPLIETLSKRDDVLIGAVTGKGRRGLTHILETHGFADHFIVSRTADDCPSKPHPAMVMECCHETGMVPADTVVIGDAIYDMQMAKAAGAKAIGVAWGYASVDDLWKAGADAVVSHPREIPAYVPADNLQ, from the coding sequence ATGAAGCTGGTTCTTTTCGATTGCGACGGCACGCTCGTGGACAGCGCCGGCCTGATCCATGCCGTGATGTCCGAAACCTTTGCCGATTTTGGCAAGCCGCGGCCTGATCTCTCCGAGACCAAGGCGATCATCGGCCTGACGCTGGATATCGCTATCGCCCGCATGCTCGGTAAGACGCATGTGGATGAGGAGGCGCTGGCGATGACGCGGCGTTACAGGGAAGTTTATCATCCGCTGCGCGAGCGTCCTGAAATGACGACGCCACTCTTCGACGGTATCGCGCCGTTGATCGAAACGCTTTCGAAACGGGATGACGTGCTGATCGGCGCGGTGACCGGCAAGGGCCGGCGAGGGCTCACGCATATTCTCGAGACGCACGGCTTTGCCGATCACTTCATCGTCTCACGCACGGCGGATGACTGCCCCTCCAAGCCGCATCCGGCCATGGTGATGGAATGCTGCCATGAAACCGGCATGGTTCCGGCCGATACTGTCGTGATCGGCGATGCGATCTATGACATGCAGATGGCCAAGGCCGCAGGCGCGAAAGCCATCGGTGTCGCCTGGGGTTATGCCTCGGTTGACGATCTCTGGAAGGCGGGCGCCGATGCCGTCGTCAGCCACCCGCGCGAAATCCCGGCCTATGTGCCGGCCGATAATCTCCAGTGA
- the crcB gene encoding fluoride efflux transporter CrcB, with translation MLNIALVATGGAIGSVFRYLVGVWSVRLAGLNFPWGTLAVNVVGSFLIGLLVELVARRLNASMEMRLFLVTGVLGGFTTFSSFSLDAVSLFERGTLGLSAVYVLASLVVSIAAVFAGLALGRSLF, from the coding sequence ATGCTCAATATCGCTCTTGTCGCCACAGGCGGCGCAATCGGTTCCGTTTTCCGTTATCTGGTCGGCGTGTGGAGTGTGCGACTGGCGGGGCTGAATTTCCCCTGGGGGACGCTGGCGGTCAACGTGGTCGGGTCTTTCCTGATCGGTCTGCTGGTCGAGCTTGTGGCGCGTCGGCTGAACGCCTCGATGGAGATGCGCCTGTTTCTCGTCACCGGCGTACTCGGCGGGTTCACCACTTTTTCGTCCTTCTCTCTCGATGCGGTCTCGCTGTTCGAGCGTGGTACGCTTGGGCTTTCGGCCGTTTACGTGCTTGCAAGCCTTGTGGTTTCCATCGCCGCGGTTTTCGCCGGGCTGGCCTTGGGCCGCAGTTTGTTCTAA
- a CDS encoding RluA family pseudouridine synthase: MAGIEHIKVEADEAGMRLDRWFKIHYPGLGFGQLQKLLRSGQVRVDGGRVKTDARVQPGQMVRVPPVDSDMKTKTGPIGSKDLKHSEDGELLARMLLHEDDKVFVFNKPAGIAVQGGSGVTRHIDGLLEAWTNQKGEKPRLVHRLDRDTSGVLVVARTRGAAQKLTAAFRERDTKKTYWALVKGVPRKHQDKISTWLVKEQTMDGDRMRIAKHGEEGADHAISYYRVIDTAAQNLAWLEMEPYTGRTHQLRVHALHMGHPIIGDPKYYIDDPNWDFPGGIQKRLHLHARHIDIPHPSGGRLRVSAPLPPHMVQTWNLLGLDVADGDRED, translated from the coding sequence ATGGCAGGTATCGAGCATATCAAGGTCGAGGCCGACGAGGCCGGTATGCGCCTCGATCGCTGGTTCAAGATTCACTATCCCGGGCTTGGTTTCGGGCAGCTGCAGAAGCTGCTGCGCTCCGGCCAGGTGCGCGTGGATGGCGGCCGGGTGAAGACGGATGCGCGGGTGCAGCCGGGACAGATGGTGCGTGTGCCGCCGGTCGATTCCGATATGAAGACCAAGACCGGCCCGATCGGCTCGAAGGACCTCAAGCATTCCGAAGATGGCGAGCTTCTGGCGCGCATGCTGCTGCATGAGGATGACAAGGTCTTCGTTTTCAACAAGCCGGCCGGCATTGCCGTGCAGGGCGGTTCGGGTGTCACCCGCCATATCGATGGGCTGCTGGAAGCCTGGACCAACCAGAAGGGCGAAAAGCCGCGTCTGGTGCACCGCCTCGACCGCGATACGTCGGGCGTGCTGGTGGTTGCCCGCACCCGGGGCGCGGCGCAGAAGCTGACGGCCGCCTTCCGCGAACGCGATACCAAGAAAACCTATTGGGCGCTGGTCAAGGGCGTGCCGCGCAAGCATCAGGACAAGATTTCCACCTGGCTCGTCAAGGAACAGACGATGGATGGCGATCGTATGCGCATCGCCAAGCATGGCGAGGAGGGGGCCGACCACGCCATTTCCTATTACCGCGTCATCGACACCGCCGCGCAGAACCTCGCCTGGCTGGAAATGGAGCCCTATACCGGCCGCACCCACCAGCTGCGCGTTCATGCGCTGCATATGGGCCATCCGATCATCGGCGATCCCAAATATTACATCGACGATCCGAACTGGGATTTTCCGGGTGGTATTCAGAAGCGCCTTCACCTGCATGCGCGTCATATCGACATACCGCACCCTTCCGGCGGCCGGCTTCGGGTCAGCGCACCCCTGCCGCCGCATATGGTGCAGACTTGGAACCTGCTCGGTCTCGACGTGGCCGATGGCGATAGGGAAGACTGA
- a CDS encoding plastocyanin/azurin family copper-binding protein → MTLPIRHATALAALLMVSAPAFAATTIKVTEGGEGGGSMTLALDQKTVKAGDAVFQVHNDAMSERHEIILVKLRSADEKIPLNTARHRVDEKQLKNLGEVADLKPGGDGRLKVKLAPGTYLLFCNIKGHYEAGMQARLTVTK, encoded by the coding sequence ATGACATTACCGATCCGCCACGCAACCGCCCTCGCTGCTTTGCTGATGGTATCAGCGCCTGCTTTTGCTGCCACCACCATAAAAGTGACGGAAGGCGGTGAAGGCGGAGGGTCCATGACCCTTGCCCTCGACCAGAAGACGGTCAAAGCCGGAGACGCGGTATTTCAGGTGCATAATGACGCCATGAGCGAGCGGCACGAGATTATCCTCGTGAAGCTGAGGTCGGCCGACGAAAAAATCCCCCTGAACACGGCCAGGCATCGCGTCGATGAAAAACAGCTGAAGAACCTTGGTGAAGTGGCCGATCTGAAGCCTGGCGGCGACGGGCGGCTGAAGGTGAAGCTTGCGCCCGGCACCTATCTCCTCTTCTGCAACATCAAGGGTCACTACGAAGCAGGCATGCAGGCCAGG